The Candidatus Poribacteria bacterium genome contains the following window.
ATCAACATCGCTCTTAAGCACGTCGTGGAGCAACGTGAAAAGCCAGACGAAGTAGTACCCCCTCCAAACCAAAATCTATGGGTCCAGTGTCTTCTATAGCAATGCTCCCGCTAACTCCGTAAAATCCTTCACCGTTACGTCGGGTTGATACGGTGTATCCTCATACGGAAGTTCATAACGGTTCACAAATGCCCCTCTAAACCCGCACGCCCGCGCACCCATGATGTCAAACGAATTCGCAGATACCATCACGCACTCGTCAACTTCGAGTCCTAACTGTCCCGCCGCGACACGGTAAACTGCCGGATGTGGTTTAAAGGCACCGACCGATGTCACCGAGATCACATCGTCAAAATCCCACGCAACCCGTTCCGAGACGAGATATTCTAAAAACGACGGATCCCCGTTGGACAACACCACCAACCGATACCGAGATTGCATCTTCGCAAGGGCAGACAACACTTCTGGAAAAGGGGAGAGGGACTGCCAGCCACGCATAAACTCCGTTACCGTATCAGGATCGGCATCAATACCGTTTGCTCTCAGGACGTAGTGCACGGCACGCCGAACGGTCTCCAAGTAGCCGCTATGTCCGAGCATCACAATCGTATCTTGATACTGCTCAATTCGCTGTCGATATCGCCACTGTGCCCAGAATCCATCTGCTGATACATCGGCAGCACGTGCCTTCAACGATTCGTCAATGAAGGGTGTGAGACTACCCCCTAAATCCAAAATTGTGCCGAATAGGTCAAATGTAAGTGCTTTCGTCTCTACAAAATTAGCCATAATAGTTGTTGTTAGAATGATAACCATCAGCAGTCAGAATCATAGTTGTTGCCAATAGCCACTCCTGCTGAAAGCCGACTGCTGAAAGCCGATAGCCATTTAAATCTGCTACGCTAACTCGACGGTCCGTCCAGTCGCCATTGCTTCAAACGCCGCATCAATGACGCGCATCTGATTCACGCAGCTTTCCGGTGAGATACGGTGCGGTATTCCAGTCCTTAAAACCTCGCACATATGCTCCAATTGTAAAGCAAACTGGAAACACGGTTCAAAATCAATGATTTCTCTACCCTCTCGCGTGGTCAGCTCAATGTTGACGGCTGTGTTCTCATTGTTCCACACCCGATCCAGTCGGCACATACCGCCGGTGCCTGACATTTCAGCATACTGTCCACCAGCACAATTAAAACCGGTAGAGATCTGCGCAACACGTTCACCGGGGAACACTAACAACAGATAGGAACCATCGTCCACTTCTAAGCCAGCTTGAGACATCCCCGACACCCGAATCGGTTCAGCACCGAACATAAATCGCGCGTGGTGGATATTGTAACACGCCAAATCGTAAATACTTCCGCCACCTTTCGCCTTATTAAATCGCCAATTCATCTCAGGACGTCGCGTTTCAGGTCCGCCACCACCGCCACCCGTGCAGAAGGTGCTTCGGAGCGTCTTAAAGTCCCCAATTGCCCCCGAATCAATAAGTTCTTTCGCCTTCAAGTGCATCGGATGATGCCGAAATTTAAACGCTTCTGCCACCAGCACACCATTCTCTTGCGCTGCACCGACGAACGTTTCCGCCTCCGCAGCTGTCGACGTGAACGGTTTCTCACATAAAATTGCTTTGACTTGGCGGGATTCAGAAAGCTGGATACCGACCTCGGCGTGGAAAGCCCCCCACGTACAGATAACAGCGATGTCCAAGTCTTCAGCGTCTAACATCTCCTCTAAAGAGAGATACCGGTTTTCAGGATC
Protein-coding sequences here:
- a CDS encoding haloacid dehalogenase type II, which codes for MANFVETKALTFDLFGTILDLGGSLTPFIDESLKARAADVSADGFWAQWRYRQRIEQYQDTIVMLGHSGYLETVRRAVHYVLRANGIDADPDTVTEFMRGWQSLSPFPEVLSALAKMQSRYRLVVLSNGDPSFLEYLVSERVAWDFDDVISVTSVGAFKPHPAVYRVAAGQLGLEVDECVMVSANSFDIMGARACGFRGAFVNRYELPYEDTPYQPDVTVKDFTELAGALL
- a CDS encoding Gfo/Idh/MocA family oxidoreductase, which encodes MSTNTSYRVGLVGAGGIANAHGNACQQAPSAELAAICDVSENALASFGERFDVDPENRYLSLEEMLDAEDLDIAVICTWGAFHAEVGIQLSESRQVKAILCEKPFTSTAAEAETFVGAAQENGVLVAEAFKFRHHPMHLKAKELIDSGAIGDFKTLRSTFCTGGGGGGPETRRPEMNWRFNKAKGGGSIYDLACYNIHHARFMFGAEPIRVSGMSQAGLEVDDGSYLLLVFPGERVAQISTGFNCAGGQYAEMSGTGGMCRLDRVWNNENTAVNIELTTREGREIIDFEPCFQFALQLEHMCEVLRTGIPHRISPESCVNQMRVIDAAFEAMATGRTVELA